Sequence from the Streptomyces sp. NBC_00440 genome:
GCGTACGAGACCGTCGAGCTTCTCGCCAGGGTGCGGGACGACGCGCTCGACCCGGTCGAGGACTCGGCGGGAGCCCTGCGCGCACTGGGCGCGTCGGCGCGCGGCTCGGGGCTGATCGCGCGCCTGGAGGAACTGGGCACCGGAACCACCCGGTTCGCCTGGGCCGCCGGGATCCTGGGCACCGGTATCTCGCTGCAGCTGGCCGGGCGGCTGGCCGGTATGAACGAGGGCGAGGCGGCCGACTGCGCCGAGCGGCTGAGGGCGGCCCGCATCCTGACCGGCACCGACCCGATGGAGTTCGTCCACCCGCTGATCGCCGGCGCCGTCTACCGGGCCGTGCCGGCCGCCACCCGTACCGCGATGCACGGCCAGGCGGCCTGGGCCGTCACGATGGCGGGCCGGGGCGCGGCAGCCGCCGCACCGCATCTGCTCCAGGTCCACCCCGACGACGACCCCGAGCTGGTCGCACAGCTGCGGGAGGCGGCGGCCGAACACCTGGCGGTGGGCGCACCGGACGCGGCCAGGCGGTGTCTGGAGCGGGCACTCGACGAGCCGCCGCTGCCGACCGTGCGCGCCAGCGTCCTGTACGAGCTGGGCTGCGCCACGCTGCTGACCTCACCGGCCACCACGGTCGGTCATCTGCGGGCCGCGCTCGCCCTGCCGGGGCTCGACGGCGCCCTGCGGGTGGACGCGGTCTTCCGGCTCGCCCAGGCGCTGACCCACAACAACCAGACCCGTGAGGCGGCCGAGGTGGTGGCAGCCGAGGCGGAGGTGACCGAGCCTGGCCCCGCCAGGCGGCGGCTCCAGACCGCGCACTTCCTCTGGGAGGGAGTCCAGGCGGTCGAGGACGATGGACCGGCGCGCTCCCGCCGCCTCGCCGAGATGACCGACGGCCTCGGCGGCCAGGACAACTCCGAGCGGATCCTGCTCATACTGCGCGCGTTCGACGGCACCGCCCGTGGTGAGAGCGCCGAGGAGATCGTCGAGATCTGCGACCGGGCCCTGGTCAACGGACGGCTGCCACCGGGCATCGGCTGGACCGGCACCTCCTGGGGGTTCGAGCCCGCCGCGCTGCTCGGCCTCTCCTACGCCTTCGCCGACCGGCTGGACCGGGCCGAGAGCCTCTTCACGGAGGCGCTCCGCTCGTTCGAGGCGTCCGGCTGGAGCGGCGGCCATCTCTCGTTCGCCAACGCGCTCGTCGGTTATCTCCAGCGCAGGCGCGGCCGGCTGGCCGAGGCGGAGACCTATCTGCGCGAGAGCCTGCGCCTCGCGGAGCGGGTCGGCAACGGCCTCCCGATGAACTGGGACGCCGCCTGCATGCTCATCGACACGCTGCTGGCCCGTGGCCATGTCCAGGCCGCGCGGGAGGCCGCCGAACAGTACGGCTTCGCGCCCCCGTATCCCTCCACCATCGTCATTCCCGACGCGCCTTCCGTGCGCGGCAGGCTGCTGCTGGCATGCGGCCGTACGAAGGAAGCGATCGCCGAACTGGAGGCCGCGGGCGAGGCGTTGCGCGGGCGCGGCCGGCACAACAGCGTCATGGCCCCCTGGGCGGCCGATCTGGTGCGGGCTCTCGCGACCGAGGACCCGGCCCGCGCCGCGCGGCTGGTGACGTATGTACGCGACCGGGCCGAGCGGTACGGGACGGACACCGCGATCGGTGAGTCGCTGCGGACCGCGGCCGTCCTGGAGAGCGGTGGCCGTGCCGTGGAGCTGCTCGGTGGCGCCGTCGCCTATCTCGAAGCGTCGCCTTGCGCGTACGAACACGCCCAGGCCCGGGTGGAGTTCGCCATCGCCGCCCGCTCCGAGCCCGACCTGGTGCGCGGGCTCGCCCTCGCCGAGTCCTGCGGCGCCGACGGGCTGGCCGAACGGGCCCGGAGCGCCCTGCACCTGCGCTGATACCAAGCTGTCCTCATTCGGGGGCAGTTGGGACACATGTTCGGTGACTCCTCTTGTGTGAACGGGAGCTGACTGTGTAAAACCGGCGAGTCTATTTCTCTGGAGTGGCCACCGCACAAGGTTGGGAGAATATGCCGCCGCGGTGATCTGATCGGGCTACGCTCGCTCATTGTGAGTTGAGATGACATGTATTCATGCACTTGTTCCCACATGTCTTGATAGTTCGATTCTCCCCACCGTCAACTGCCAGAGGGATCACATGGTTCGCGTTGAGGCGCCTCCAACCGATCGGACAGCGCCACTGGTTCGTGCGCTGCTGCTCTCCGTCGTTTTGACGTCGGCAGCCACGGCCGTCGGCGCGGTCGCGGTCGACCGGGCCGCCCGGATACCCCTTGTCTGGGCCGGCGTACTGGCCACCGTCGTCGTCGCCGTACTCGTCACCGCACTCGTCCGCCGCGCCTCCGCGACCCGTACCCTCCACCGGGCCTACGGCGAGCGGCTGGCGTTCCTGGAACAGCGGCTCGCCGCGCACGACGCGGAGACCGTGCGGCTCGCCAAGGAGCTGATGCCCGCCGCGATCCACCGGCTCAAGCACGGTGAGTCGCCCCTTGAGGTCATGCGTATCCTCGTCGACAACAGCGAGATGTACCGCGACCTCCCCTCCGCACAGCGCGAGATCCTCGCCTCACTGCTGCAGATCGTCGACAACGAGGAGTCGCAGCGTGAGGGCGCGCAGTTCGCGTTCGTCGGCATCGCCCGCCGCGTCCAGGCCATCGTCCACCAGCAGGCGGCAGAACTGCGGGAGATGGAGGAGGACCACGGCCGCCAGCCGGAGGTCTTCGACGACCTGCTCCGCCTCGACCACGGCAACGCGCTCATCGGACGTCTCGCCGACAGCATCTCCGTGCTCGGCGGTGCCCGGCCCGGACGCCAGTGGCCCAAGCCCGTACCGCTGTTCAGCGTCTTGCGCGGCGCGATGTCCCGCATCCTGGAGTACCCGCGGGTCGATCTGCACTCCATCGCCAAGGTCGCCATCGTGGGCCCTGCCGTCGAGCCGCTGATCCATGCCGTCGCCGAACTCCTCGACAACGCGACCCGCTACTCCCCGCCGCAGACCCGCGTCCATGTCACCGCGGTCGAGGTGCAGACCGGGATCGCCATCGAGATCGAGGACGGCGGGGTCAGCCTCAGCGAGGAGGCCCGGAAGCGGGCCGAGGGCATGCTGATCAAGGCGCAGGCCGGCGCCGACCTGAACCAGCTGGGCGAGTCGCCCCGGCTCGGCATGGCCGTCGTCGGCCGGCTGAGCCAGATGTACAACCTCAAGGTGGCGCTGCGTCAGTCTGCTTACGGTGGCGTCCGGGCGGTGCTGATCGTGCCCCGCGAGATGATCACCACAGGGCCCGCCCCCGGGATCGCACACGGAATCGGTGCGGCCGGACAGCCCCGCACCGGAGCGGACACGGACATCGGCGCGTTCGCCGACCGGGTCCCCTCCAGGGCGCCGCGCAAGGCCACCGCGCCGAAGCGGCCCGCCCCGGCGGCGCTGTCGATGGAGGACGACGTACCGGTGGTGACCGAGTGGACC
This genomic interval carries:
- a CDS encoding ATP-binding protein, with protein sequence MGSRKERPAAVPLLERENEIAVGTHAVEALCAGESAGGLLIYSGEAGLGKTALLDTVSAHAAGRCTVWSARGGETLTSVPFHVVRQLLQPALAMPGIRDARDLLDDRYDIVGPALGVAPPSAQQADPQGVRDGLDAVAVRIAGLFRPLVFIVDDAQWCDLETLAWLASFTGREGGPPVLVVLAYRTGEAVGDAAEYLRMLEAAAEKNVQLRALTPDAIAQLSRSALGEHADDPFCREVWAVTGGNAYETVELLARVRDDALDPVEDSAGALRALGASARGSGLIARLEELGTGTTRFAWAAGILGTGISLQLAGRLAGMNEGEAADCAERLRAARILTGTDPMEFVHPLIAGAVYRAVPAATRTAMHGQAAWAVTMAGRGAAAAAPHLLQVHPDDDPELVAQLREAAAEHLAVGAPDAARRCLERALDEPPLPTVRASVLYELGCATLLTSPATTVGHLRAALALPGLDGALRVDAVFRLAQALTHNNQTREAAEVVAAEAEVTEPGPARRRLQTAHFLWEGVQAVEDDGPARSRRLAEMTDGLGGQDNSERILLILRAFDGTARGESAEEIVEICDRALVNGRLPPGIGWTGTSWGFEPAALLGLSYAFADRLDRAESLFTEALRSFEASGWSGGHLSFANALVGYLQRRRGRLAEAETYLRESLRLAERVGNGLPMNWDAACMLIDTLLARGHVQAAREAAEQYGFAPPYPSTIVIPDAPSVRGRLLLACGRTKEAIAELEAAGEALRGRGRHNSVMAPWAADLVRALATEDPARAARLVTYVRDRAERYGTDTAIGESLRTAAVLESGGRAVELLGGAVAYLEASPCAYEHAQARVEFAIAARSEPDLVRGLALAESCGADGLAERARSALHLR
- a CDS encoding ATP-binding protein, which codes for MVRVEAPPTDRTAPLVRALLLSVVLTSAATAVGAVAVDRAARIPLVWAGVLATVVVAVLVTALVRRASATRTLHRAYGERLAFLEQRLAAHDAETVRLAKELMPAAIHRLKHGESPLEVMRILVDNSEMYRDLPSAQREILASLLQIVDNEESQREGAQFAFVGIARRVQAIVHQQAAELREMEEDHGRQPEVFDDLLRLDHGNALIGRLADSISVLGGARPGRQWPKPVPLFSVLRGAMSRILEYPRVDLHSIAKVAIVGPAVEPLIHAVAELLDNATRYSPPQTRVHVTAVEVQTGIAIEIEDGGVSLSEEARKRAEGMLIKAQAGADLNQLGESPRLGMAVVGRLSQMYNLKVALRQSAYGGVRAVLIVPREMITTGPAPGIAHGIGAAGQPRTGADTDIGAFADRVPSRAPRKATAPKRPAPAALSMEDDVPVVTEWTPNGLPQRRSRLRSSFGSEQAVVPAPAPEPDPYTPRAPEETQQPEKEEPQPGIWLEAFTKAANGVPQEPSAVGESGEPWDKGDLA